One Glycine soja cultivar W05 chromosome 2, ASM419377v2, whole genome shotgun sequence genomic region harbors:
- the LOC114374261 gene encoding uncharacterized protein LOC114374261, whose protein sequence is MDDDDCQVAFGRIKKCLMNPPMLMPPVPGRPLILYMTVLDKSMGCMLGQHDDSGKREQDVLCLSEGSPSSKAVHAKPHHLAGIQDGPSQVHFRKVRSHRMDRSVAGSVSEFDIVYVTQKAIKGSALVDYLAQQPLNDYQPMHPEFLDEDIMALFEEEVEDEDRDK, encoded by the exons ATGGACGACGACGACTGTCAAGTGGCATTCGGAAGGATCAAGAaatgccttatgaatcctcctaTGCTTATGCCACCGGTGCCTGGGAGGCCTCTTATCCTATACATGACGGTGTTGGATAAGtcgatggggtgtatgctggggcagcaTGACGATTCCGGAAAGAGGGAACAG GATGTGCTATGCCTTAGTGAGGGTAGCCCATcgtctaaggcagtacatgctaaGCCACACCACTTGGCtggtatccaagatggacctaGTCAAGTACATTTTCGAAAAGTCCGCTCTCACCGAATGGATCGCTCGGTGGCAGGTTCTGTTTCCGAGTTCGACATTGTTTATGTCACTCAAAAGgcaataaaaggaagcgccttggtAGACTATCTAGCTCAGCAGCCCCTCAACGACTACCAACCCATGCACCCAGAATTcctggatgaggacatcatggccttgttcgaggaagaggtggAGGATGAAGATAGAGACAAGTAG
- the LOC114374242 gene encoding uncharacterized protein LOC114374242, with amino-acid sequence MEGNCSVVIQRILPPKHKDPGSVTIPCSIGEVAIGKALIDLGANINLMPLSMCQQLGELEIMPTRMTLQLADRSITRPCGVIEDVLVRVKHLIFPADFVVMDIEEDADIPLIH; translated from the coding sequence ATGGAAGGAAATTGCAGTGTTGTTATTCAACGTATCCTTCCACCAAAGCATAAGGATCCAGGAAGTGTCACAATACCATGTTCTATTGGTGAAGTTGCAATCGGCAAGGCTCTCATTGACTTGGGAGCCAATATCAAtttaatgccactctccatgtgccaGCAACTTGGAGAGTTAGAGATAATGCCCACTCGCATGACCTTACAGTTGGCTGATCGCTCCATCACAAGACCCTGTGGAGTGATTGAAGACGTTCTGGTTAGGGTCAAACATTTGATCTTTCCAGCTGATTTTGTAGTGATGGACATAGAAGAAGATGCTGACATTCCCCTAATTCATTGA